CAAGACACGTAGACGCATCCATAAATTCGCCCGCTGTTTGTCTTGCTCGTTATGACGCGCAAACTGCCATAAACCTATGACAAGGACGGCAACGACACTCAAGAGAGAGAGGGAAATAAGAAATAACGCCCAGCCAGACATGGCTCACGACACACTCCTAGAAAAAAAAAGAGAACGATAAAACACGTTGAAAAAGGCGGGAGGAGGGGCGGGTACAAAGGAGGGCAAAACCCGCAAACACCTCCCCCCATAACAAAACCCCCACAACGCCATATCCCCCATATGTCGCCCCATATCCCCTCATGTCGCCCTCACAACATACCCACACCCCCAACGCCCCCCATCATCAAGACCCCCAAAAC
This DNA window, taken from Alphaproteobacteria bacterium GM7ARS4, encodes the following:
- a CDS encoding HIG1 domain-containing protein, with amino-acid sequence MSGWALFLISLSLLSVVAVLVIGLWQFARHNEQDKQRANLWMRLRVLFQCLTILLLLILFLLGAT